One stretch of Nicotiana tabacum cultivar K326 chromosome 18, ASM71507v2, whole genome shotgun sequence DNA includes these proteins:
- the LOC107818780 gene encoding uncharacterized protein LOC107818780 isoform X2, with translation MEPDHNPPPNTSTPFHHHHDGAGTCVNCGGPTAFPTPPPDPNPNYIPIRAPAVNLPPANNREIIIRTPVPQSQRIIPLTPPFHFQTPTKKIHSQSDIDQFHSSPTCHNFLGFIVSLSESVRSHKLSDPCHVSPPVSAIVSVLQTLIAYVDEIPLALQTSRYGNLAYRTWHEHMSCDAESFMLQFLPTDLHSATVELVPYFTDSFGNSSRIDYGTGHETNFAAWLYCLARLGVVKEEDYQALVSRVFVKYLELMRKLQTTYCLEPAGSHGVWGLDDYHFLPFIFGSSQLIDHKYMKPKSIHNEDILENFSNEYLYLSCIIFIKKVKKGVFAEHSPMLDDISGVPNWNKVNSGLLKMYKIEVLQKVPIMQHFLFGSIIQWQ, from the exons ATGGAACCAGACCACAACCCTCCTCCCAACACCTCCACCCCCTTTCACCACCACCACGACGGCGCAGGAACCTGCGTCAACTGTGGCGGACCCACCGCGTTCCCTACACCGCCGCCTGATCCCAACCCCAACTACATCCCCATTCGCGCTCCGGCCGTCAACCTTCCACCAGCCAATAACAGAGAAATCATCATCCGTACCCCTGTTCCTCAATCACAGCGAATCATTCCCCTAACTCCCCCTTTTCATTTCCAAACCCCAACCAAAAAAATCCACTCCCAAAGCGACATCGATCAGTTCCACTCCTCTCCCACTTGCCATAACTTCCTTGGCTTTATCGTTTCACTCTCCGAGTCCGTTCGTTCCCACAAGCTCTCCGATCCTTGCCACGTGTCTCCTCCAGTTTCAGCCATTGTTTCCGTTCTCCAAACCCTAATTGCCTACGTGGATGAGATTCCTTTAGCGCTTCAGACCTCTCGATACGGAAACTTGGCCTACCGTACGTGGCACGAGCACATGAGCTGTGATGCTGAGTCATTCATGCTTCAATTCCTGCCTACCGATCTCCATTCTGCTACTGTTGAGCTTGTTCCTTACTTTACTGATAGCTTTGGGAACTCCAGCAGAATTGACTATG GTACTGGGCATGAGACAAATTTTGCAGCATGGTTGTACTGTTTAGCAAGATTAGGAGTTGTGAAAGAAGAGGACTATCAAGCTCTGGTGTCAAGGGTTTTTGTCAAGTACTTGGAGTTGATGAGGAAATTGCAAACAACCTATTGCCTAGAGCCTGCTGGGTCCCATGGTGTTTGGGGACTAGATGACTACCACTTTTTACCTTTTATATTCGGGTCATCTCAGTTGATTGATCACAAGTACATGAAACCAAAATCTATTCATAACGAAGATATCTTGGAGAACTTTTCAAATGAATATTTGTATCTCTCATGTATTATATTCATAAAGAAGGTGAAGAAGGGAGTGTTTGCAGAGCATTCTCCTATGTTAGATGACATTAGTGGTGTGCCCAATTGGAACAAGGTAAACAGTGGCTTGCTTAAGATGTATAAGATAGAAGTTTTGCAGAAGGTTCCTATCATGCAGCATTTCCTTTTTGGCTCCATTATCCAATG
- the LOC107818779 gene encoding prefoldin subunit 5: MASGGGRTLEIEKMSVEQLKALKEQADLEVNLLQDSLNNIRTATTRLEIASNALQDLSLRPQGKKMLVPLTASLYVPGTLDDADKVLVDVGTGYFIEKTMTEGKDYCERKINLLKSNYEQLLDVATKKKSIADETGVILQAKLRQLAPPAQ; encoded by the exons ATGGCGTCAGGAGGAGGAAGAACACTGGAAATAGAGAAGATGAGCGTAGAGCAACTAAAGGCACTGAAGGAACAAGCCGATCTAGAAGTGAACCTACTTCAAGACAGCCTCAACAACATCCGCACTGCAACTACTCGCCTCGAAATCGCCTCTAATGCCCTTCAAGATTTATCTCTCCGCCCTCAAG GGAAGAAAATGTTGGTGCCTTTAACAGCGTCTTTATATGTGCCGGGGACCCTAGATGATGCTGATAAGGTTTTGGTAGATGTTGGCACTGGATATTTtattgag AAAACTATGACAGAAGGAAAAGATTACTGTGAGCGGAAAATCAACCTGCTAAAGTCCAACTACGAGCAGCTTCTTGAT GTTGCAACGAAGAAGAAAAGTATTGCTGATGAAACTGGTGTTATCTTGCAAGCTAAATTGAGACAACTTGCTCCTCCAGCACAGTAG
- the LOC107818780 gene encoding uncharacterized protein LOC107818780 isoform X1: MEPDHNPPPNTSTPFHHHHDGAGTCVNCGGPTAFPTPPPDPNPNYIPIRAPAVNLPPANNREIIIRTPVPQSQRIIPLTPPFHFQTPTKKIHSQSDIDQFHSSPTCHNFLGFIVSLSESVRSHKLSDPCHVSPPVSAIVSVLQTLIAYVDEIPLALQTSRYGNLAYRTWHEHMSCDAESFMLQFLPTDLHSATVELVPYFTDSFGNSSRIDYGTGHETNFAAWLYCLARLGVVKEEDYQALVSRVFVKYLELMRKLQTTYCLEPAGSHGVWGLDDYHFLPFIFGSSQLIDHKYMKPKSIHNEDILENFSNEYLYLSCIIFIKKVKKGVFAEHSPMLDDISGVPNWNKVNSGLLKMYKIEVLQKVPIMQHFLFGSIIQWQTLGFL; this comes from the exons ATGGAACCAGACCACAACCCTCCTCCCAACACCTCCACCCCCTTTCACCACCACCACGACGGCGCAGGAACCTGCGTCAACTGTGGCGGACCCACCGCGTTCCCTACACCGCCGCCTGATCCCAACCCCAACTACATCCCCATTCGCGCTCCGGCCGTCAACCTTCCACCAGCCAATAACAGAGAAATCATCATCCGTACCCCTGTTCCTCAATCACAGCGAATCATTCCCCTAACTCCCCCTTTTCATTTCCAAACCCCAACCAAAAAAATCCACTCCCAAAGCGACATCGATCAGTTCCACTCCTCTCCCACTTGCCATAACTTCCTTGGCTTTATCGTTTCACTCTCCGAGTCCGTTCGTTCCCACAAGCTCTCCGATCCTTGCCACGTGTCTCCTCCAGTTTCAGCCATTGTTTCCGTTCTCCAAACCCTAATTGCCTACGTGGATGAGATTCCTTTAGCGCTTCAGACCTCTCGATACGGAAACTTGGCCTACCGTACGTGGCACGAGCACATGAGCTGTGATGCTGAGTCATTCATGCTTCAATTCCTGCCTACCGATCTCCATTCTGCTACTGTTGAGCTTGTTCCTTACTTTACTGATAGCTTTGGGAACTCCAGCAGAATTGACTATG GTACTGGGCATGAGACAAATTTTGCAGCATGGTTGTACTGTTTAGCAAGATTAGGAGTTGTGAAAGAAGAGGACTATCAAGCTCTGGTGTCAAGGGTTTTTGTCAAGTACTTGGAGTTGATGAGGAAATTGCAAACAACCTATTGCCTAGAGCCTGCTGGGTCCCATGGTGTTTGGGGACTAGATGACTACCACTTTTTACCTTTTATATTCGGGTCATCTCAGTTGATTGATCACAAGTACATGAAACCAAAATCTATTCATAACGAAGATATCTTGGAGAACTTTTCAAATGAATATTTGTATCTCTCATGTATTATATTCATAAAGAAGGTGAAGAAGGGAGTGTTTGCAGAGCATTCTCCTATGTTAGATGACATTAGTGGTGTGCCCAATTGGAACAAGGTAAACAGTGGCTTGCTTAAGATGTATAAGATAGAAGTTTTGCAGAAGGTTCCTATCATGCAGCATTTCCTTTTTGGCTCCATTATCCAATG gcaaactttgGGTT